In the genome of Peptococcaceae bacterium 1198_IL3148, one region contains:
- a CDS encoding MFS transporter — MAENNRPMTSAEYMDNATMNKSHYKFIFLLAFGYTFEQIDVFNFSFAAPALTQYWGVSMEWVGLVNSCAFIGMLLGCWLGGWAADRFGRKTTFLASILMFSICSLVNGWAPNPDIFLAARTLTGVGMMGMVVVAMVYIAELLPAAVRGRWQAIALATGLLSIPLLGQFASWIVPRDPEGWRYVMYIGGFGFVILAFSRHWLKESPRWLISKGRYKEAEEVIQYFRPDVKVDLSAEARGEVKVHKEKEVTNTLEVLKFIFSKEYRKKTLVLINLVVWNTVGYFMFFAWMPTLLNEYGFSLEDALWMVALVSFGSPIGNYIAAYFTDKGGRKIPIVVYAAVIGVLTVLFGTLKLPMLIVIIGFVIRILMDGIFVLMWSYLAEAYPTEFRSSGTGLIFSTGRILNVGAMAMVPVIYQQFGYAVLFGIIGAMYVAIAVVTGFWGERTAGRSLEAIAEGDEDQPETAVATELAGAKAK; from the coding sequence ATGGCAGAAAATAATCGGCCAATGACCAGTGCCGAGTATATGGATAATGCTACGATGAACAAGTCCCATTATAAGTTCATATTTCTGTTAGCATTTGGTTATACCTTTGAACAGATTGATGTTTTTAACTTTTCCTTCGCGGCTCCAGCACTGACACAGTACTGGGGTGTATCAATGGAGTGGGTTGGTTTAGTCAACTCCTGTGCCTTTATCGGTATGTTGCTTGGTTGTTGGTTGGGCGGTTGGGCTGCTGACCGCTTTGGACGAAAGACAACATTTTTAGCATCGATTTTAATGTTTTCCATCTGCTCTTTAGTAAACGGTTGGGCACCTAACCCTGACATATTCCTAGCCGCCAGAACATTGACGGGTGTCGGTATGATGGGTATGGTGGTGGTGGCAATGGTTTACATTGCCGAGTTATTGCCAGCCGCAGTTAGGGGAAGATGGCAGGCCATTGCTTTGGCCACTGGACTATTAAGTATCCCATTACTTGGCCAATTTGCGTCTTGGATTGTACCTAGAGATCCCGAAGGTTGGCGCTATGTGATGTACATTGGTGGTTTCGGCTTTGTTATTTTAGCATTTAGTCGTCACTGGTTGAAGGAATCCCCCCGATGGTTAATCAGTAAAGGCCGCTATAAAGAGGCCGAAGAGGTAATCCAGTATTTTAGACCAGATGTCAAGGTGGACCTCAGTGCCGAAGCACGAGGCGAAGTTAAAGTACACAAAGAGAAGGAAGTAACCAATACCTTAGAGGTACTTAAGTTTATATTTAGTAAAGAGTACAGAAAAAAGACGTTGGTGTTGATCAACCTGGTGGTTTGGAACACTGTTGGTTACTTCATGTTCTTTGCCTGGATGCCTACCCTGCTCAACGAGTATGGTTTTTCGCTGGAAGATGCCCTGTGGATGGTGGCGCTGGTATCCTTCGGTAGCCCCATTGGTAACTACATTGCAGCGTACTTCACTGATAAAGGTGGCCGTAAGATTCCAATTGTTGTCTATGCCGCAGTAATCGGTGTGCTGACGGTGCTGTTCGGTACTCTGAAGCTGCCAATGCTGATTGTGATTATCGGTTTTGTTATTAGAATCTTGATGGATGGTATCTTTGTTTTGATGTGGTCTTACCTTGCCGAGGCTTACCCCACCGAATTTAGAAGTAGTGGTACAGGCCTTATCTTTAGTACAGGCCGTATCCTTAACGTCGGTGCCATGGCGATGGTGCCTGTCATTTACCAACAATTTGGCTACGCCGTTTTGTTCGGCATTATCGGTGCTATGTATGTAGCCATAGCCGTTGTCACTGGTTTCTGGGGCGAAAGAACAGCTGGTCGTTCACTGGAAGCAATTGCTGAAGGGGATGAAGATCAACCGGAAACCGCTGTAGCTACTGAACTAGCTGGCGCTAAAGCAAAATAG
- a CDS encoding LysR family transcriptional regulator, protein MKLGQLHHLIEAAKYNSISIAAEKNYISQSALSSSITSLEKELSILLLERSCKGVHPTHLGELVIEKANDIFSIIEEIRALSPEYQSEMINISAIPCVCDFIIPKCILSLTKGKQPLKLSVQTAESTEIIRNVTSGLSSLGLILNDPTLDLGSLKYHGLFEDRYVLYVGQHSPLFNKESVTLEEMLLQPYIAYRQEFQTYNTGLSSLFNNMPKPNIAFRADENRTILKMIEYSDYVAFFPEKMSQRDIYLRDGLIHAIPISDFDTSISVGYITNPKYRLPKIINDFLKSLHENIAEL, encoded by the coding sequence ATGAAGTTAGGGCAACTTCATCATTTAATTGAAGCAGCCAAGTATAATTCTATTTCCATTGCCGCAGAGAAGAATTATATTTCACAATCAGCGTTAAGTTCTTCCATCACCAGTTTAGAGAAGGAGCTTAGCATTCTTTTGCTTGAACGCAGCTGCAAAGGGGTACATCCCACCCATCTTGGCGAACTGGTTATTGAAAAAGCCAATGATATTTTTTCGATTATCGAAGAAATCCGGGCGCTCTCGCCTGAATATCAATCAGAAATGATTAACATTTCTGCCATTCCCTGCGTCTGTGATTTTATCATTCCCAAATGCATTCTGAGCTTAACAAAGGGTAAACAACCTTTAAAGCTATCCGTTCAAACTGCTGAAAGTACCGAAATCATTCGCAATGTAACCTCTGGTCTTTCAAGTCTGGGGTTAATTCTTAATGACCCAACTTTAGATTTAGGCTCCCTTAAATATCACGGACTATTTGAAGATCGCTATGTATTATATGTGGGGCAGCACTCGCCACTATTTAATAAAGAAAGTGTCACTTTGGAAGAAATGTTATTGCAACCATATATCGCTTATCGCCAGGAATTCCAAACTTATAATACCGGGCTAAGTTCCCTTTTTAATAATATGCCAAAGCCCAACATTGCTTTTCGGGCCGATGAAAATAGAACCATTCTTAAAATGATTGAGTACTCAGATTATGTGGCTTTCTTTCCAGAAAAAATGTCACAAAGGGATATTTACTTGCGTGACGGGCTAATCCATGCCATACCGATTTCAGACTTTGACACCAGCATTTCAGTTGGTTATATTACCAACCCAAAATATAGATTGCCTAAAATTATTAATGATTTCTTAAAATCGCTGCACGAAAACATTGCTGAATTATAA
- a CDS encoding methyl-accepting chemotaxis protein, translating into MKSFFLIKNKLIAILLAVALVPMIISTGYLALYLSNIVEKDFISNTNKQIQQVNNAVNVFFESISENVKFLAENVAVKNADDTITSYVNNPGGADGLVQMSPSLSTGIEKEIYDVYLAYAESHPRSAYVYMATTDGNYVQWPDGKIMSNYDPREKPFFQTAMANQGKVSRIDPYYYPADDCFIITTTTAITNDAGEVIGVQGLDVTLDIITDMIKNIKIEKTGYIILTDSTGTIIAHPKDEAMNGKNIQDLKNEQLNAALTINSGDFETNVNGRDCFVNVFTSADTGWKFIAIVEKAELMDKFVGIAQQLMVLLIVLLLGIALLASYIANRISKPIITSANFAQEIANGNLTVENIDIKRSDENGLLIDALNRMKENLKEIIQGLQVSSANLNDSAEQLNIQSQQTSAGSSENAATVSEIAATIDQVASDVNEVANLSEKVSREAEQGSIGVEKVTNQMKLISSTNDDASRVVEELAQSLNRVNEIVYLITSIAEQTNLLALNAAIEAARAGEQGRGFAVVAEEVRKLAEQSADASKDITGLINRVQVDSQKAVEAMSEGSRQVNEGVMVVEQVGSNFVGITNSIEDLVKQIQGVAVAAEQVAAGIQNVSATTEEQTAAMEEISAANEQLKLMANNLNQMIDRFTV; encoded by the coding sequence GTGAAAAGCTTTTTCTTAATTAAGAATAAACTGATCGCCATATTGCTGGCGGTGGCATTGGTGCCGATGATTATATCGACCGGTTATCTTGCGTTATATTTATCCAACATTGTGGAAAAGGATTTTATTAGTAACACCAATAAGCAAATTCAACAGGTGAACAATGCGGTTAATGTGTTTTTTGAAAGTATCAGTGAAAACGTTAAATTTCTGGCGGAAAATGTTGCGGTGAAAAACGCCGATGACACAATAACATCCTACGTAAATAATCCCGGCGGGGCAGATGGCTTAGTTCAAATGTCCCCATCATTGAGCACAGGTATAGAGAAGGAAATATACGATGTTTACTTAGCCTATGCAGAATCTCACCCCCGGTCGGCCTATGTATACATGGCAACCACCGATGGTAATTATGTGCAATGGCCCGATGGCAAAATCATGAGCAATTATGACCCCAGAGAAAAACCCTTTTTTCAGACCGCCATGGCCAATCAGGGCAAAGTGTCCCGAATTGACCCGTATTATTATCCCGCAGATGATTGTTTTATAATTACCACCACCACAGCCATTACAAATGATGCCGGTGAGGTCATTGGGGTGCAAGGGCTTGACGTCACCTTAGACATTATTACCGACATGATTAAAAATATTAAAATTGAAAAGACCGGCTATATCATACTGACGGATAGCACCGGCACCATCATTGCTCACCCCAAGGATGAAGCAATGAATGGTAAAAACATCCAAGACCTAAAGAATGAACAATTAAACGCTGCGCTCACCATAAATAGCGGGGACTTTGAAACCAATGTTAATGGTCGGGATTGCTTTGTAAATGTCTTTACCTCCGCCGATACTGGCTGGAAGTTTATCGCCATTGTGGAAAAGGCGGAGCTGATGGACAAATTTGTCGGCATTGCCCAACAGCTGATGGTGCTGTTAATAGTGTTATTATTAGGCATAGCTTTGTTGGCGTCATATATTGCCAACAGAATATCAAAGCCAATAATCACCTCGGCAAATTTTGCCCAGGAAATTGCCAATGGCAACCTTACGGTAGAAAATATCGATATTAAACGAAGTGATGAAAACGGGCTGCTAATAGATGCCTTAAACCGAATGAAAGAGAATCTTAAAGAAATAATCCAAGGGTTGCAAGTTTCTTCAGCTAATTTAAATGATTCAGCCGAGCAGTTAAATATTCAATCGCAACAAACTTCGGCCGGGTCGTCAGAAAATGCGGCCACCGTCAGTGAAATAGCTGCTACTATAGATCAGGTGGCCAGTGATGTAAACGAAGTGGCCAATCTGTCAGAAAAAGTTTCCCGGGAGGCGGAACAAGGTTCTATAGGTGTTGAGAAGGTCACAAATCAAATGAAACTAATTTCCAGCACCAATGATGATGCCTCGCGGGTGGTGGAAGAGCTGGCTCAATCATTAAATCGGGTTAATGAAATTGTATATCTAATCACCAGCATAGCGGAGCAAACTAATTTACTGGCCCTCAATGCCGCCATTGAAGCAGCCCGGGCTGGAGAACAAGGGCGTGGATTTGCGGTGGTTGCTGAGGAGGTTAGAAAGTTGGCCGAACAATCGGCAGATGCCTCCAAGGACATTACCGGCCTGATTAATCGGGTTCAAGTGGATTCACAAAAGGCGGTGGAGGCTATGTCTGAAGGAAGCAGACAGGTGAACGAAGGTGTTATGGTGGTGGAGCAGGTCGGTAGTAATTTTGTGGGTATTACCAATTCCATAGAGGATCTGGTGAAACAAATTCAGGGGGTTGCGGTGGCAGCCGAACAAGTTGCTGCCGGTATACAAAATGTTTCTGCCACCACCGAAGAGCAAACTGCCGCCATGGAAGAAATATCTGCCGCTAACGAGCAACTTAAATTAATGGCTAACAACCTAAATCAAATGATAGACAGGTTTACCGTATAA
- a CDS encoding response regulator transcription factor, whose product MENSKQQGTGYLIQIVDDEPDLVSGLSNTLTASGFRVVIARDGGEALTVFRLHMPQLVILDLMLPIKDGLEVCQELRKNSDVPIIMLTARDDSIDKILGLEFGADDYVTKPFNSRELVARIRSILRRTKRQYHGATITVCNDQVRIDLHKQTVAVRGKQLTLTPTEFALLTHLARHPGQVFSRVSLLETVWGYDFPGDLRTVDVHVRRLRQKIEQDPANPSIILTRFGVGYVLAK is encoded by the coding sequence ATGGAAAATTCTAAGCAGCAAGGCACCGGCTACCTTATACAGATAGTGGACGATGAACCAGATTTGGTCAGTGGTTTAAGTAACACCTTAACTGCCTCTGGATTTAGAGTGGTTATTGCCAGAGACGGCGGTGAGGCACTAACTGTTTTTAGATTACACATGCCTCAACTTGTTATTCTTGATCTAATGCTTCCGATTAAAGATGGACTTGAGGTTTGTCAAGAATTACGCAAAAACTCCGATGTGCCTATAATAATGCTAACTGCCCGGGACGACAGCATTGATAAAATTTTAGGACTGGAGTTTGGAGCTGACGACTATGTAACCAAACCCTTTAACAGCCGGGAGTTGGTGGCACGCATCCGCTCAATACTGCGCCGCACCAAAAGGCAGTACCATGGAGCAACTATAACGGTTTGCAACGACCAAGTTCGAATTGATTTGCATAAGCAAACTGTTGCTGTACGCGGTAAGCAGCTTACCCTAACCCCCACCGAATTTGCGTTACTTACTCATTTAGCCCGCCACCCCGGACAAGTTTTTTCACGGGTTAGTTTACTAGAAACTGTTTGGGGTTATGATTTCCCAGGTGATTTGCGAACGGTAGATGTGCACGTCAGGAGATTGCGCCAAAAAATAGAGCAAGACCCTGCTAATCCATCAATTATCCTGACAAGGTTTGGTGTCGGCTATGTTCTGGCTAAATAG
- a CDS encoding HAMP domain-containing sensor histidine kinase, protein MFWLNSKFTSLRWRLAISYAVIAITVTALLTGLAVQTSLNMSLEAQREKALSSMEGIVAAFSHSLKSSADPAQAAQQLGLSAGGRLLWLGPDNRVRVDGYGDGSLSGKLLPLPSQLIEPNILRAAIFDTGERWVAYTVAPLKITDKTSGRLLLIQDLSVLRQEEAQLKHRLWLLGGVFSIIFASFGLLLANSMSRPLEHLTHAIGRLQAGELNQSVAVAGGYEIVTLAKAFNNMSARIAKMDEQRRAFIADAAHELRTPLASLQALAEGMNQNSLTKPKELEAFVRQTERLGRLVDSLLLLARLDNPELKINNVPIRVTNLIEEALWVIKPLAAERQIKIHPAEAKEIWLEGDPDWLHQALVNVLINAVYYSPVGGLVQLKSEAKQGFVYITIQDSGPGVPQHVLAQLATRFYRPATARERNSGGSGLGLSIVKEILGLHRGKLEFASPPGQGLIVRIIVPELPPKALASVTSL, encoded by the coding sequence ATGTTCTGGCTAAATAGCAAATTTACAAGTCTGCGCTGGCGTTTGGCCATTAGCTACGCTGTCATTGCCATTACCGTTACTGCGCTATTGACGGGGCTGGCGGTACAAACTTCCCTCAACATGTCGCTGGAAGCCCAAAGGGAAAAGGCCCTTTCCTCTATGGAGGGAATAGTTGCTGCCTTTTCTCACTCCCTTAAATCCTCTGCCGACCCTGCGCAAGCGGCTCAACAACTGGGGTTGTCTGCGGGTGGTCGCCTTTTATGGCTGGGGCCAGACAACCGAGTGCGGGTGGATGGCTATGGTGACGGCAGTTTAAGCGGTAAGCTCCTACCGCTGCCATCTCAACTTATAGAACCTAACATTCTCCGTGCCGCAATCTTTGACACCGGTGAAAGGTGGGTGGCCTACACCGTTGCCCCTTTAAAGATTACAGACAAAACATCCGGTCGTCTATTGCTGATACAGGATTTATCAGTGCTGCGGCAGGAGGAGGCCCAGTTAAAGCACCGACTTTGGCTGCTTGGCGGGGTATTTTCCATAATATTCGCCAGTTTTGGTCTGCTGTTGGCAAACTCAATGTCCAGACCGCTGGAACACCTTACCCATGCCATCGGTCGGCTTCAGGCTGGAGAGTTGAATCAATCGGTTGCTGTGGCTGGGGGGTACGAAATTGTCACTTTAGCTAAGGCTTTCAATAATATGTCTGCCCGCATTGCTAAAATGGATGAACAAAGGCGGGCATTTATAGCGGACGCCGCCCATGAACTGCGCACGCCACTGGCTTCATTACAGGCGCTGGCCGAAGGGATGAATCAAAACTCTTTAACTAAGCCCAAAGAACTTGAGGCTTTTGTACGCCAGACCGAACGACTGGGCCGTTTAGTGGACAGTTTGCTGCTTTTGGCCAGGTTGGATAACCCGGAACTAAAAATTAATAACGTACCCATTAGGGTTACTAACCTTATAGAGGAGGCCCTCTGGGTAATTAAACCTCTGGCCGCCGAACGGCAAATTAAAATACATCCGGCTGAAGCAAAGGAAATCTGGCTCGAAGGCGACCCAGACTGGTTACATCAAGCGTTGGTTAATGTGCTTATTAATGCCGTTTACTACTCACCAGTTGGTGGTTTAGTTCAATTAAAGTCAGAGGCAAAACAAGGCTTCGTCTATATCACCATTCAAGATTCGGGACCCGGGGTACCGCAGCATGTGCTTGCCCAACTGGCAACCAGATTTTATCGTCCAGCCACCGCCCGAGAGAGAAATTCGGGCGGATCGGGACTGGGGCTGTCCATCGTCAAAGAGATACTGGGCTTACACCGGGGCAAATTAGAGTTTGCATCCCCTCCGGGACAGGGGCTTATAGTAAGGATTATTGTTCCCGAACTACCTCCAAAAGCGCTAGCATCTGTAACAAGTTTGTAA
- a CDS encoding shikimate kinase, whose product MKEKNIILIGFMGAGKSSVGSKLAEELDFDFMDTDKEIECMMQMDIPSIFRQYGESYFRSAETALLKRLASKQRTVISTGGGAPALEKNWQTLNQLGLVVYLYVTLDTAMQRTGGKNRPLLQQSRSQLESLWQKRQLTYQRAKYTVDTEAKSIEAVTKGILDFIELEGIKFTKNKL is encoded by the coding sequence TTGAAAGAGAAAAACATTATTCTAATTGGTTTTATGGGAGCGGGTAAAAGCTCAGTTGGCAGCAAGTTAGCAGAGGAATTAGACTTTGATTTTATGGACACCGACAAAGAAATTGAATGTATGATGCAAATGGATATTCCCAGCATTTTTAGACAATATGGAGAAAGCTACTTCCGTTCCGCTGAAACAGCTTTATTAAAAAGGTTAGCTTCCAAGCAAAGGACGGTAATTTCCACCGGTGGTGGCGCCCCTGCGTTGGAGAAAAATTGGCAAACCCTTAACCAGTTGGGTCTGGTGGTTTACTTATATGTCACACTGGACACCGCCATGCAGAGAACCGGAGGCAAAAACCGCCCGCTGCTGCAACAGAGCCGATCCCAACTTGAAAGTCTGTGGCAAAAACGGCAACTTACCTATCAACGGGCAAAGTATACCGTTGACACCGAAGCTAAAAGTATTGAAGCAGTTACTAAAGGTATTTTAGATTTTATTGAACTGGAAGGAATTAAATTTACTAAAAATAAACTTTAG
- a CDS encoding biopolymer transporter Tol, protein MAFIQVTDKSAMSGPLWLVRKDGTQAHQVQGLPGPVMADKFSWSPTANVMSVSTEEGLWLLSTEGAPQRLVKTSGKFPNFTWSPDGKTIAYNDTIAAKEPGNMDDVLLTVAVNGGKPVNHLQTPGTGIQLAGWQKDGAGLLFWLIPAHGQSIAADGVDLYKLQLGETDPKPKPITSGLTYNEWLSFSPQGQLLMVAGGGRIAWADKSLVLVNLKTGQLEPLQNPNGCVTIDPQFSPDGKKITFVAAKNLGNDVWGFENLDSLNAWVNSRTLYVANADGSNVQALPTAGQGIYQPSWSKDGRHILYVKDNALWSIKAEGGEPERIFGPVFDQQDPLGFYGFASYQNVLSWYKG, encoded by the coding sequence TTGGCTTTTATCCAAGTGACCGATAAAAGTGCAATGAGTGGCCCTCTTTGGCTGGTGCGCAAAGACGGTACCCAGGCTCACCAGGTACAGGGTTTACCGGGCCCGGTGATGGCTGATAAATTTTCTTGGTCTCCCACTGCCAACGTCATGTCTGTAAGTACCGAAGAAGGCCTTTGGCTGTTATCAACAGAGGGGGCACCCCAGCGGCTGGTTAAAACTTCCGGTAAGTTTCCCAACTTCACTTGGTCTCCCGATGGAAAAACCATCGCCTACAATGATACCATTGCCGCTAAAGAACCAGGGAATATGGATGACGTGCTGTTAACGGTGGCTGTTAACGGTGGTAAGCCTGTTAACCACCTGCAAACCCCTGGTACAGGAATCCAGCTGGCAGGTTGGCAGAAAGATGGTGCCGGGCTACTTTTTTGGTTAATTCCCGCCCACGGCCAGTCCATAGCAGCGGATGGAGTTGATCTGTATAAACTGCAATTGGGTGAAACCGACCCCAAACCTAAACCAATTACCTCTGGATTAACCTACAATGAGTGGCTGTCCTTTTCACCACAGGGGCAGTTGTTAATGGTGGCAGGTGGTGGGCGCATTGCCTGGGCGGATAAAAGCCTTGTCTTGGTTAATTTAAAGACCGGCCAGCTTGAACCTTTACAAAACCCAAACGGCTGTGTAACCATTGACCCTCAATTTTCACCGGATGGCAAAAAAATAACCTTTGTTGCTGCCAAAAACCTGGGCAACGATGTCTGGGGATTTGAAAACCTTGATTCTCTAAATGCCTGGGTGAATTCACGAACACTTTATGTAGCCAATGCCGACGGCTCAAATGTCCAGGCTTTGCCAACGGCGGGACAAGGCATTTATCAACCATCTTGGTCTAAGGATGGACGTCACATTTTGTATGTAAAGGATAATGCCCTTTGGAGCATCAAGGCGGAGGGTGGCGAACCAGAAAGAATATTTGGTCCGGTATTTGACCAGCAGGACCCCTTGGGTTTTTATGGGTTTGCTTCCTATCAAAATGTATTATCCTGGTATAAAGGCTAA
- a CDS encoding DMT family transporter, whose protein sequence is MLNGYLQIILTAIGFAALPVITKLGYNLGLTEGIMLLLRFLIASVTLVFLLLMSKSNRFYTYKSYLPQLVVHGLVFFGSAYCYTLSIKYMSATITNILLYTYPLMVVLMSTFIFKEKITLIKGVTLLTTFFGCLLVIDVISMSTQQMSRLGVLYGIGSAVFYAIYNINGQYLAKKKLQPLTITTYTSIVCLLATVIVFPPVNAFVGHSYSAMCLVGLGTALLCTVMPLFCYAKGIAVLGASRASILSNIEPVFAIVLAGLLLGDRLTIIQLTGALLIIFGAMLLKLDEVKHPNTLNHSVTRQV, encoded by the coding sequence ATGCTAAATGGCTATTTGCAAATTATTTTAACTGCCATCGGTTTTGCTGCTTTGCCGGTAATCACCAAGCTAGGCTATAACCTTGGTTTAACTGAAGGCATCATGTTGTTATTAAGATTTCTGATAGCCAGTGTCACATTGGTATTTTTATTGTTAATGAGCAAAAGCAACCGGTTTTATACATATAAATCATACTTACCCCAATTGGTGGTGCATGGCTTGGTGTTTTTTGGCAGCGCCTATTGCTACACCCTGTCCATTAAGTATATGTCTGCCACCATTACCAATATATTGCTTTATACTTATCCTCTAATGGTGGTGCTGATGTCAACGTTCATTTTTAAAGAAAAAATAACGTTGATTAAGGGCGTAACCTTACTGACTACTTTTTTTGGTTGCTTGCTGGTGATAGACGTCATAAGCATGTCCACCCAGCAAATGAGTAGGTTGGGGGTTTTATATGGCATAGGCTCAGCCGTATTTTATGCCATATATAATATTAACGGACAGTACCTTGCTAAAAAGAAGTTGCAACCCTTGACCATTACAACCTATACATCAATTGTTTGCCTATTAGCAACTGTGATTGTTTTTCCTCCTGTTAATGCTTTTGTTGGTCATTCATATTCAGCTATGTGCTTAGTTGGTCTGGGCACAGCTTTATTATGTACCGTCATGCCACTCTTTTGTTATGCCAAGGGGATAGCGGTGTTGGGGGCAAGTCGAGCCTCTATTTTAAGCAACATAGAACCAGTTTTTGCTATTGTATTGGCCGGATTACTTTTAGGAGATAGATTGACAATTATCCAATTAACTGGTGCTTTATTGATTATTTTTGGGGCTATGTTGTTAAAACTGGATGAAGTGAAACATCCAAATACGTTAAATCATAGCGTTACTCGCCAAGTGTAA